In the genome of Cellvibrio sp. KY-YJ-3, one region contains:
- the pssA gene encoding CDP-diacylglycerol--serine O-phosphatidyltransferase, whose protein sequence is MNNKQEQHKPSEAADHEGPLPFGDLVEEVSEGGEKVRHRGVYLLPNLFTTGALFCGFYAIVSSMNGNFSHAAIAIFAAMFLDGMDGRVARMTNTQSAFGEQYDSLADMVSFGVAPALVVFSWVLQDLGRWGWAAAFIYIACAALRLARFNTQIGVVDKKYFMGLASPAAASIIAATVWVWFDSAPTGIWAAGIALLTALAGLLMVSNFRYTSFKGLNFRGRVPFAFMLLVVLVFASLIIYQQQGVLAIAVIYGLSGPAVWLYGRIVSAGKVQNPDK, encoded by the coding sequence ATGAACAATAAGCAGGAACAGCATAAGCCCAGCGAGGCGGCTGACCACGAAGGTCCTTTGCCTTTTGGTGACTTGGTCGAAGAGGTCTCCGAAGGAGGCGAAAAAGTGCGGCACCGTGGTGTTTATTTGTTGCCCAATCTATTTACCACCGGGGCACTTTTTTGTGGTTTCTATGCCATTGTTTCATCGATGAATGGAAATTTTTCTCACGCTGCCATCGCCATATTTGCCGCTATGTTTCTTGATGGAATGGATGGTCGCGTGGCGCGAATGACTAATACGCAGAGTGCATTTGGTGAGCAGTACGACAGCTTGGCAGATATGGTTTCTTTTGGTGTGGCGCCGGCATTGGTGGTTTTTAGCTGGGTGTTGCAGGATCTGGGGCGTTGGGGTTGGGCAGCGGCCTTTATTTATATTGCCTGCGCCGCTTTGCGCCTTGCGCGGTTCAATACCCAAATTGGTGTGGTGGATAAAAAGTACTTTATGGGATTGGCGAGCCCTGCTGCTGCATCGATCATTGCTGCAACTGTTTGGGTTTGGTTCGATAGTGCACCTACTGGTATATGGGCGGCGGGTATTGCATTGCTGACCGCGCTCGCTGGATTGCTGATGGTGTCGAATTTTCGTTATACCAGCTTCAAAGGTTTGAACTTCCGGGGGCGCGTTCCGTTTGCCTTCATGTTATTGGTGGTGCTGGTTTTTGCGTCCCTGATTATTTATCAGCAGCAAGGTGTGTTGGCTATTGCTGTTATTTATGGGTTGTCTGGGCCAGCGGTTTGGTTATATGGCCGCATCGTTAGTGCAGGAAAAGTGCAAAATCCGGATAAATAA
- the ilvC gene encoding ketol-acid reductoisomerase — translation MHVYYDKDADLSIIQGKKVAIIGYGSQGHAHACNLKDSGVDVVVGLRAGSATVKKAEAHGLKVTDVATAVKSADVVMILTPDEFQSKLYKEEIEPNIKQGATLAFAHGFAIHYNQVVPRKDLDVIMIAPKAPGHTVRSEFVRGGGVPDLIAIFQNASGKAKDTALSYASGVGGGRTGIIETTFKDETETDLFGEQAVLCGGAVELVKMGYETLVEAGYEPEMAYFECLHELKLIVDLMFEGGIANMNYSISNNAEYGEYVTGPKVINEESRKAMRQALKDIQTGEYAKKFILEGATNYSSMTAARRNNAAHGIEVVGAKLRAMMPWIQANKIVDQSKN, via the coding sequence ATGCACGTTTATTACGATAAAGATGCCGATCTTTCTATTATCCAAGGCAAAAAAGTGGCCATCATTGGTTATGGTTCACAAGGTCACGCGCACGCGTGCAACCTGAAAGATTCAGGCGTTGATGTGGTTGTTGGTCTGCGCGCTGGTTCTGCCACAGTTAAAAAAGCTGAAGCTCACGGCCTGAAAGTGACTGACGTTGCGACTGCGGTTAAATCAGCTGACGTAGTGATGATCCTCACTCCGGATGAGTTCCAATCAAAACTCTATAAAGAAGAGATCGAGCCAAACATCAAGCAAGGCGCTACCTTGGCTTTCGCTCACGGCTTTGCGATTCACTACAACCAAGTAGTGCCACGCAAAGATTTGGACGTAATCATGATCGCTCCAAAAGCACCAGGCCACACCGTGCGTTCTGAGTTTGTGCGCGGCGGCGGCGTTCCTGACCTGATCGCGATTTTCCAAAACGCATCAGGTAAGGCGAAAGATACTGCTCTGTCATACGCATCAGGCGTAGGCGGTGGCCGTACCGGTATTATCGAAACCACTTTCAAAGACGAAACCGAAACCGACCTCTTCGGCGAGCAAGCTGTTCTGTGCGGCGGTGCGGTTGAGTTGGTGAAAATGGGTTACGAGACCCTGGTTGAAGCGGGCTACGAGCCAGAAATGGCTTACTTCGAGTGCTTGCATGAGCTGAAGTTGATCGTTGATCTGATGTTCGAAGGCGGTATCGCCAACATGAACTACTCCATCTCTAACAACGCTGAATACGGTGAATACGTGACTGGTCCTAAAGTGATCAACGAAGAGTCGCGCAAAGCTATGCGTCAAGCGCTGAAAGATATCCAAACTGGCGAATACGCCAAGAAGTTTATCCTTGAAGGCGCAACTAACTACTCTTCTATGACTGCTGCGCGTCGTAACAACGCCGCTCACGGTATCGAAGTTGTGGGTGCCAAGTTGCGTGCGATGATGCCTTGGATTCAAGCCAACAAAATCGTTGACCAAAGCAAAAACTAA
- a CDS encoding HDOD domain-containing protein, translating to MTDISATELKNKRFQLLEDIAKELQGDIVFPTCFDVSARISEIMRSDSASLRQIAQEIQHDPLVTSKILQLANSASYNPSGHSITDIEKALNRTGLEIARSVALACALTQLAQTHETSIFAPELKQLLIHSLKTAAIAKVLALKLTRVAPETAMLAGLIHDLGAFFILHRVTRYPELVERPESVSYLVAQWHESIGTILLDALGLPTEIINAVQEIDIPRVQITQPRNLSEIVYIANLFAGGFSEIQKLDLPNLQEPLELKDPRYTALYTDMDEACAEMLNLW from the coding sequence ATGACCGACATATCTGCCACGGAACTGAAAAACAAACGCTTTCAACTACTTGAAGATATTGCCAAGGAGCTGCAAGGCGATATTGTATTTCCAACCTGTTTTGATGTATCCGCGCGAATCTCGGAAATTATGCGCAGCGATTCTGCAAGCCTTCGACAAATTGCTCAGGAAATACAACACGATCCACTAGTCACCAGCAAAATCCTGCAACTTGCCAATTCAGCAAGCTATAACCCATCCGGGCACAGTATTACCGATATTGAAAAGGCCCTGAATCGCACAGGACTGGAAATTGCCCGGTCTGTAGCCCTTGCCTGCGCATTGACCCAGCTTGCACAAACCCACGAAACAAGCATTTTTGCACCCGAGCTAAAACAGCTGCTTATACACAGCCTTAAAACAGCAGCCATAGCCAAAGTACTGGCGTTAAAGCTAACGCGCGTGGCACCGGAAACCGCCATGTTGGCAGGATTGATCCACGATCTTGGCGCGTTTTTTATTCTGCATCGCGTGACTCGTTACCCGGAGTTGGTTGAGCGCCCGGAGAGCGTTAGCTATCTGGTTGCGCAGTGGCATGAAAGTATTGGAACGATTTTGCTGGATGCTCTCGGCCTACCCACCGAGATTATTAATGCAGTGCAGGAAATCGACATCCCCAGGGTGCAAATTACCCAGCCACGCAATTTGTCTGAAATTGTGTATATCGCCAATCTGTTTGCCGGGGGATTTAGTGAAATACAGAAACTTGACCTACCAAACCTGCAGGAGCCGCTCGAATTGAAAGATCCACGCTATACCGCACTCTACACAGATATGGATGAAGCTTGCGCCGAAATGCTCAATCTCTGGTGA